In Limisalsivibrio acetivorans, one genomic interval encodes:
- a CDS encoding nickel/cobalt transporter yields the protein MKNIITLVLLALLIGICTPSSASANPFGAPPDKKEQSKPANDGFQLKDFIISKQLILKQKITALTREIKQKDYSNLWWLFAMAFMYGILHSAGPGHGKTLVASYLISKGGTRLSGIVLGAATAFFHGVSAIIIVSAIYMLSLGRLTYRFSETGEALQWVSYVMITLIGLLIIFRSVKRTGHCCSAESEKGRERPLWVIIALGIVPCPATMIILIFFISMQMPLLGAILAVTVALGMALTVAFVGGLTIVMREYLLERIGKNPDTHSRFAGYAETVGGVLVTLFGAALLYTMV from the coding sequence ATGAAAAACATAATCACCCTTGTTCTGTTAGCCCTGCTTATCGGGATCTGCACGCCATCTTCAGCTTCGGCGAACCCCTTTGGGGCTCCCCCCGACAAGAAAGAGCAGAGCAAGCCTGCTAACGATGGATTTCAGCTTAAAGACTTTATTATATCGAAACAACTTATCCTTAAACAGAAGATAACAGCTCTCACCCGTGAGATTAAACAGAAGGACTACAGCAACCTCTGGTGGTTATTTGCTATGGCATTTATGTACGGCATACTCCATTCCGCCGGGCCAGGGCATGGCAAGACGCTTGTTGCCTCTTACCTGATTTCAAAGGGCGGAACAAGGCTTTCTGGAATCGTCCTCGGGGCGGCAACAGCTTTCTTTCACGGTGTATCCGCAATCATCATCGTGTCCGCTATCTATATGCTATCCCTCGGCAGGCTGACATACCGCTTCAGCGAGACTGGCGAGGCTTTGCAATGGGTCAGCTATGTAATGATTACGCTGATAGGGCTTCTGATAATTTTTCGAAGCGTAAAAAGAACGGGGCACTGCTGCTCCGCCGAATCAGAGAAAGGCAGGGAAAGGCCTCTCTGGGTGATTATTGCGCTTGGGATTGTCCCCTGCCCTGCAACAATGATAATACTGATATTCTTCATATCGATGCAGATGCCCCTGCTGGGTGCGATCCTTGCCGTTACCGTAGCACTTGGTATGGCGCTTACAGTGGCCTTTGTGGGAGGGCTTACGATAGTTATGCGGGAATACCTTCTGGAAAGAATCGGGAAAAACCCGGATACCCACTCCAGGTTCGCAGGGTATGCCGAAACAGTCGGCGGGGTTTTGGTGACACTCTTCGGCGCTGCACTTCTTTATACGATGGTCTGA
- a CDS encoding thermonuclease family protein, producing MLALSGVYAFEAEVSRVVDGDTVDVSTAEMETLRVRMACIDAPERGGVFGEESMGALKEYLDGETVEIVEQDMDRFGRIVGTVKVQGADVNLDMVRSGFARVYPRYCTDDDYYIAEKGARLAGVGLWADVEPVLMVAGDASCKCGTKRYCGQMRSCAEAYCFTQKCGLTRLDGDKDGVPCESICR from the coding sequence ATGCTTGCTTTGTCAGGTGTTTATGCATTCGAGGCCGAAGTAAGCAGGGTGGTCGATGGTGATACAGTGGACGTGAGTACAGCCGAAATGGAGACTCTTCGTGTTCGAATGGCCTGTATCGATGCCCCTGAGAGGGGAGGTGTGTTCGGCGAAGAATCGATGGGTGCGCTTAAGGAGTACCTTGACGGTGAAACGGTGGAAATTGTTGAACAGGATATGGACCGGTTCGGAAGGATAGTTGGTACCGTAAAGGTTCAGGGTGCTGATGTGAACCTGGATATGGTTCGCAGCGGCTTTGCCAGGGTTTATCCAAGGTACTGCACCGATGATGACTATTATATTGCAGAGAAGGGAGCCCGTTTGGCTGGTGTCGGTCTTTGGGCTGATGTTGAGCCGGTGTTAATGGTGGCGGGGGATGCATCCTGTAAGTGTGGAACAAAGCGCTACTGCGGTCAGATGCGTAGTTGTGCAGAGGCGTATTGCTTTACGCAGAAATGCGGCCTGACAAGGCTGGACGGAGATAAGGATGGAGTGCCGTGCGAGAGTATTTGCAGGTGA
- a CDS encoding PstS family phosphate ABC transporter substrate-binding protein: MKRFAKLLTAALALSVLTTGFAFARDQIRIVGSSTVYPFSSYVAEEFGATTKYPTPVVESTGSGGGHKLFGEGAGLDTPDITNSSRRIKSKELKKDHEVGIDPVIEIKIGYDGIAIAHNKAAADMNLSRAQLALAVAEEVPMDGKLVKNPYKKWSDIDSSLPNAEILVYGPPTSSGTRDAFEELVLEEATSEMKEYGGDYSKIRQDGVYVPSGENDNLIVQKLVKDKAAVGIFGYSFLMENSDRIKAVSVEGVKPGPETVASGEYPVSRSLFFYVKGNHLGKVPGMEEYINLFLSEKMIGDDGFLTEIGLIPLPAADRDKYRSVWENRKGLQMSDLK; encoded by the coding sequence ATGAAGCGTTTCGCAAAACTGCTCACAGCTGCACTTGCACTTTCCGTGCTCACAACAGGATTCGCGTTTGCTCGCGACCAGATCAGAATCGTTGGTTCTTCCACTGTGTACCCTTTCTCCAGCTACGTTGCTGAGGAATTCGGTGCTACAACCAAGTACCCCACTCCCGTAGTTGAGTCTACTGGTTCCGGTGGTGGTCACAAGCTCTTCGGCGAAGGTGCTGGTCTTGACACTCCCGACATCACCAACTCTTCTCGTCGTATCAAGTCTAAAGAGCTTAAGAAGGACCACGAAGTTGGTATCGACCCCGTAATCGAAATCAAAATCGGTTATGACGGCATCGCAATCGCTCACAACAAAGCTGCCGCTGACATGAACCTCAGCCGTGCTCAGCTTGCTCTTGCTGTTGCAGAGGAAGTTCCCATGGACGGCAAGCTTGTTAAGAACCCCTACAAGAAGTGGTCCGATATCGATTCATCTCTCCCCAACGCAGAGATCCTCGTATACGGCCCTCCCACATCTTCCGGTACTCGTGACGCTTTCGAAGAGCTTGTTCTTGAAGAAGCTACTAGCGAAATGAAAGAGTACGGTGGCGACTACTCCAAGATTCGTCAGGACGGCGTTTACGTTCCCTCAGGCGAGAACGACAACCTTATCGTTCAGAAGCTTGTAAAGGACAAGGCCGCTGTTGGTATCTTCGGATACAGCTTCCTCATGGAAAACTCTGACAGAATCAAGGCAGTTTCCGTAGAAGGCGTTAAGCCCGGACCCGAGACTGTTGCATCTGGCGAATACCCCGTTTCCAGAAGCCTTTTCTTCTACGTAAAGGGCAACCACCTCGGCAAAGTTCCCGGCATGGAAGAGTATATTAACCTTTTCCTTTCCGAGAAGATGATCGGTGATGACGGTTTCCTTACTGAAATCGGCCTCATCCCCCTTCCCGCTGCTGACCGTGATAAGTACCGCAGCGTTTGGGAGAACCGCAAAGGTCTCCAGATGAGCGACCTTAAGTAA
- the pstC gene encoding phosphate ABC transporter permease subunit PstC, with translation MLIATIIILIAATVGAYVFGRMKAGGWENKKIRLTARPGHYGMYTLIKTTFPAWILLMLVLLLKTTRLFDTPGVAVLAGCALLMAIGAIMANKQLSPLYNARIVVERHIRYLLIASSLISILTTVGIVLSILFEAIRFFSDVNLFHFLTGTSWNPDTAFLHGAGREGEMAAEPEFGSVPIFAGTFMITIIALCVAVPVGLYAAIYLSEYANTRIRKTFKPILEILAGIPTVVYGFFAALTVSPLVVEAAEFFGLEADYTNALAPGIVMGIMIIPFVSSLSDDVISSVPQSLREGGLALGTTRSETIKRIILPAALPGIISAILLAISRAVGETMIVVMAAGLRPNLTWNPLEGMTTVTVRIVDALTGDQEFSSLETLSAFGLGLVLLVFTLCLNLVSTIIIRKYRQIYE, from the coding sequence ATGCTGATAGCAACAATAATTATTCTTATCGCCGCAACTGTCGGTGCATATGTTTTCGGCAGGATGAAGGCAGGTGGATGGGAAAACAAGAAGATACGCCTAACTGCCCGTCCAGGCCATTATGGGATGTACACCCTTATCAAAACTACGTTTCCGGCATGGATTCTTCTCATGCTGGTTCTGCTTCTTAAGACCACAAGGCTTTTCGACACTCCCGGTGTCGCCGTTCTTGCAGGTTGCGCCCTACTTATGGCAATAGGAGCAATCATGGCGAACAAACAACTCTCACCGCTCTATAATGCGAGGATTGTTGTAGAACGCCACATAAGATATCTGCTCATAGCTTCCTCACTTATCTCGATCCTGACAACCGTAGGAATCGTACTCTCAATTCTTTTCGAAGCTATAAGATTCTTCAGTGATGTAAACCTTTTCCATTTCCTCACAGGAACTTCATGGAACCCCGACACCGCTTTCCTCCATGGAGCGGGCAGAGAGGGTGAGATGGCCGCAGAGCCAGAGTTCGGTTCAGTGCCTATCTTCGCAGGAACATTCATGATAACAATCATAGCACTATGTGTTGCCGTTCCTGTGGGTCTGTATGCTGCCATCTATCTTTCTGAATACGCAAACACTAGAATTAGAAAAACCTTCAAGCCCATCCTCGAAATCCTTGCAGGGATCCCCACGGTTGTATACGGTTTCTTCGCCGCGCTAACCGTGAGCCCCCTGGTTGTTGAGGCTGCAGAGTTTTTCGGGCTTGAAGCTGACTATACAAACGCCCTTGCACCAGGAATCGTAATGGGAATCATGATCATCCCCTTCGTTTCCTCCCTTTCAGATGACGTAATAAGCTCAGTCCCCCAAAGCCTCCGCGAGGGCGGACTGGCCCTTGGAACAACACGTTCTGAAACGATAAAAAGGATTATACTTCCTGCGGCTCTTCCCGGGATCATCTCCGCAATCCTCCTTGCCATATCAAGGGCTGTGGGCGAAACGATGATCGTTGTTATGGCCGCCGGTCTCAGACCAAACCTCACATGGAACCCCCTAGAGGGTATGACAACGGTTACTGTTCGTATTGTGGACGCCCTCACAGGAGACCAGGAGTTCAGCAGTCTCGAGACCCTTTCGGCCTTCGGCCTCGGTCTTGTGCTGCTTGTGTTCACCCTCTGCCTGAACCTTGTTTCCACAATAATAATCCGCAAATACAGACAGATATACGAATAA
- the pstA gene encoding phosphate ABC transporter permease PstA, producing MNHHSDEHQKLLKKRYAKEKRFSMYGKVAIIVAALFLIFFFGNIISTGYKAFVQTEVLVDVTFNEKTVKIPLKAVSRENRDIATRGFLRMIPQIVEQNPDYMGTTRTMWVTAKGDVDQYMKDKPNRLKDSEKEYVDKLNDADRIRLAFNTGFFTRGDSKMPEIAGILAAAVGTIYVLIITMLLSVPLGVMTAIYLEEFAPDNRFTQLIEININNLAAIPSIIFGLLGLAIFINFFHVPRSSALVGGMTLALMTLPVIIISTRASLRAVPDSIRQGAYGVGASPWQVVAHHVLPVSLPGILTGTIIGLAQAMGETAPLLIVGMMAYIPDIPDGPLQATTVLPAQIYTWSGASLRPYVERTAAGIIVLLTVLLSLNFTAIWLRNKYDRKW from the coding sequence ATGAATCATCACAGCGACGAACACCAAAAGCTCCTTAAAAAAAGGTATGCCAAGGAGAAACGCTTCTCAATGTACGGCAAGGTGGCCATCATTGTAGCGGCACTCTTCCTCATTTTCTTCTTCGGCAATATTATATCAACCGGTTACAAGGCCTTTGTTCAAACAGAGGTGCTGGTGGACGTAACCTTCAACGAGAAGACCGTTAAGATTCCGCTCAAGGCGGTCAGCAGAGAGAATAGAGACATAGCAACCAGAGGCTTCCTCCGGATGATCCCCCAGATCGTTGAGCAGAACCCCGATTACATGGGCACAACACGCACCATGTGGGTTACTGCAAAAGGTGATGTTGATCAGTACATGAAAGACAAGCCAAACCGCCTTAAGGACAGCGAAAAGGAGTATGTGGACAAGCTTAATGATGCGGACAGGATAAGGCTCGCATTCAACACAGGCTTCTTCACCAGAGGTGATTCCAAGATGCCTGAAATCGCAGGTATCCTCGCCGCCGCAGTGGGTACAATCTATGTGCTTATAATAACTATGCTTCTCAGTGTGCCTTTGGGGGTTATGACAGCGATCTACCTTGAGGAGTTTGCACCGGACAACCGGTTCACCCAGCTCATTGAGATAAACATCAACAACCTTGCGGCTATACCATCGATCATATTCGGACTTCTGGGTCTTGCAATCTTCATCAACTTCTTCCACGTTCCACGCTCATCAGCACTAGTGGGAGGTATGACGCTTGCACTTATGACCCTGCCCGTTATTATAATCAGCACAAGGGCATCGCTAAGAGCTGTTCCCGATTCCATCAGGCAGGGCGCCTATGGAGTTGGTGCATCACCGTGGCAGGTGGTTGCGCACCACGTTCTCCCAGTGTCGCTCCCCGGTATCCTCACAGGAACCATCATCGGTCTGGCCCAGGCTATGGGTGAGACAGCTCCCCTGCTCATCGTGGGAATGATGGCATACATCCCCGATATACCGGACGGCCCCCTGCAGGCAACAACAGTTCTCCCCGCCCAGATATATACATGGTCCGGCGCAAGCCTCAGGCCCTATGTGGAAAGAACCGCCGCAGGAATTATAGTACTGCTCACAGTTCTTCTATCACTCAACTTCACAGCCATCTGGCTGAGAAACAAATACGACCGTAAATGGTAA
- the pstB gene encoding phosphate ABC transporter ATP-binding protein PstB has translation MEGLKIKMSVKDLDFYYGNFCALKNINIDYPEKHVIAMIGPSGCGKSTLLRCLNRMNDLIPETRVDGKITLDNTDIYSQEIDVVDLRTKVGMVFQKPNPFPKTIYENIAYAPRIHGHVKKGADMDNLVEDSLRKAGLWDEVSDRLESMATALSGGQQQRLCIARAIAMQPDILLMDEPASALDPIATAKIEELIFQLKEKYTIIIVTHSMQQAARISEYTAFFYMGEMMEFNTTEKIFTNPDKQETQDYVTGRFG, from the coding sequence ATGGAAGGCCTTAAAATCAAGATGTCCGTTAAGGACCTTGATTTCTACTACGGCAACTTCTGCGCCCTCAAGAATATAAATATCGACTACCCCGAAAAACACGTTATCGCTATGATCGGGCCCTCAGGCTGCGGTAAATCCACACTTCTGCGCTGCCTGAACAGGATGAACGACCTTATACCCGAAACAAGGGTGGATGGAAAGATAACCCTCGATAACACAGATATCTACAGCCAGGAAATCGATGTTGTGGATCTCAGGACAAAGGTGGGAATGGTTTTTCAGAAGCCGAACCCCTTCCCCAAAACGATCTATGAAAACATCGCCTATGCGCCCCGTATCCACGGCCACGTTAAGAAAGGCGCAGATATGGACAACCTCGTTGAGGACTCCCTCAGAAAGGCAGGCCTCTGGGACGAGGTTTCCGACAGACTCGAAAGCATGGCAACAGCCCTCTCCGGTGGTCAGCAGCAGCGTCTCTGCATCGCCAGAGCAATAGCCATGCAGCCCGATATCCTCCTCATGGACGAGCCCGCCTCCGCCCTTGACCCCATCGCAACGGCAAAGATCGAGGAGCTCATATTCCAGCTTAAGGAGAAGTACACAATCATTATCGTTACCCACAGTATGCAACAGGCTGCCAGGATCTCCGAATACACCGCATTCTTCTACATGGGCGAGATGATGGAGTTTAACACCACAGAGAAGATATTCACCAACCCCGACAAGCAGGAAACCCAGGACTACGTTACCGGAAGGTTCGGTTAA
- the phoU gene encoding phosphate signaling complex protein PhoU encodes MISKTENKLKEMQEKLDLATSYVSGMVEDVGTLLNGYDPKLAESIIGRDASVNKLDSDINKICVYLLALHEPKAQDLRLVIATLNIIGELESIADYCEGIAKEIVRNGEDLYKVDFIKLPKLFKETSAMIKDSIKAFHDRDDRLALSIIERDDRVDKIHKKILKKSVESLTDYSEMAPSTVSLIFITRSLERAADHAATIAEHAYYMATGEIIKNVAVREVRDEGESSSSNS; translated from the coding sequence ATGATCAGCAAAACAGAGAATAAACTTAAAGAGATGCAGGAAAAACTCGATCTCGCCACTTCTTACGTAAGCGGCATGGTCGAGGATGTTGGTACACTTCTGAACGGCTACGATCCCAAGCTTGCAGAAAGCATAATCGGCCGGGATGCCAGCGTCAATAAGCTGGACAGCGACATTAACAAGATCTGCGTCTACCTTCTTGCTCTCCATGAGCCCAAGGCGCAGGATCTCAGGCTCGTTATTGCCACCCTGAACATAATCGGCGAGCTCGAATCCATCGCAGATTACTGCGAAGGGATTGCAAAGGAGATCGTCCGCAATGGGGAAGACCTTTACAAGGTGGACTTCATAAAGCTCCCCAAACTCTTCAAAGAGACCAGCGCCATGATAAAGGACTCCATCAAGGCATTCCATGATAGGGATGACAGACTGGCGCTCTCCATCATTGAAAGGGATGACAGGGTGGATAAGATCCATAAGAAGATCCTTAAGAAGTCCGTGGAATCACTCACAGACTACTCCGAGATGGCACCGAGCACCGTATCGCTCATATTCATAACACGTTCCCTCGAAAGGGCCGCCGACCATGCCGCTACAATTGCCGAGCATGCCTACTACATGGCCACCGGGGAGATCATCAAAAACGTGGCAGTACGCGAAGTTAGAGATGAAGGGGAAAGCTCTTCTAGTAACAGCTGA
- a CDS encoding winged helix-turn-helix transcriptional regulator, with amino-acid sequence MKGKALLVTADSDIENTVTQRLRERQIMPVSQQSCCPEDAQQFDTSPPDIIILHLDSSGDWKKEMEARRNSPELSAVPLMAFTVNKDDALALEAFAHGAEDVYSLETGERVLAIKCEKLIHRGLGTGSGRITYRNITLDEFSRQIFVGKSEIKVTNKQFDLLRLFLKNPDRVLTREKILENVWDDVPNGSTRTVDSHVSGLKRKLGVHGDYIRSVYRKGYIFR; translated from the coding sequence ATGAAGGGGAAAGCTCTTCTAGTAACAGCTGACAGCGATATTGAGAACACCGTAACACAGAGGCTCCGGGAGAGGCAGATAATGCCCGTCTCCCAGCAGTCCTGTTGTCCGGAGGATGCTCAGCAGTTCGACACATCCCCGCCGGATATAATAATCCTTCACCTGGACAGCTCAGGTGACTGGAAGAAAGAGATGGAAGCCAGAAGGAACAGCCCCGAACTCTCCGCTGTTCCTCTCATGGCATTTACAGTTAATAAAGACGATGCCCTCGCTCTGGAAGCTTTTGCCCATGGGGCAGAGGATGTCTACTCCCTGGAAACAGGGGAGCGTGTATTAGCGATTAAGTGCGAAAAGCTCATACACAGAGGGCTGGGGACCGGTTCCGGAAGGATTACCTATCGGAATATCACGCTGGATGAGTTTTCCAGACAGATCTTTGTGGGTAAGAGCGAGATCAAGGTAACCAACAAGCAGTTTGATCTGCTCCGTTTATTCCTTAAAAACCCTGACAGGGTTCTTACCCGCGAAAAAATTCTAGAGAATGTATGGGATGACGTGCCCAATGGTTCCACAAGAACAGTAGACTCACACGTATCCGGACTAAAAAGAAAACTTGGCGTACATGGTGACTACATACGCTCGGTTTACAGGAAAGGATATATCTTTCGTTAA
- a CDS encoding methyl-accepting chemotaxis protein — MRKGIIRSLSLKVKIVSMIFAALLLVTLITSTVLIERGKEELIKGRKDQAQLLKNVVSDKLLRYYDSVDDFLVTFTKNAYVTEGFYSMTSAFYKLRRRPSLDTDMLVNGLREFYEKTGNSKMLDWMEGRNFKNKHNFRSLVLQYTNITDIDKEEAARFPVEYNFVLSSYDGSFRMLMEPYLIEALTIVDSDGYVVYTTDKSPAFATNLNDGPFADSRLAKVYKKGMETPKDKTLFTEFAAKDIGEDKEVAYMARFINADDIRTGVVLVEVSRDVMQSLIPPQIDKFTHVRLLDSSGKILNMGESSGEDTVRSFVKNSGDGDAQLETMEGAEGGLILSKKSVSFNGQRFDVVIKLLRSEVLGQIRNLISSVLVASGITFIVILILLILLFNRLVFRRIDFVGREIDEIGNDLSKRIPIYYKDEIAKISRHMNAFLVRLDDLVRNIMVVFAETENSFDIFDNKKNDLEDVFSRQKSNLEELVAEMENVRAAGVEMHQNLSRTMDLTTENDERTKQGTEDMTDLSERMSAIGSSVEKLADTVGRIGESSQEVGNILTVIDDITDQINLLALNAAIEAARAGEHGRGFAVVADEVRKLAEKTRGATGHIGQIIGGFNSDISDVLNNMQTTESEVKSGSEIMGRTTEVFEGIVRSSEELSETFATMQTTLQRRDDAIEGVSTRVQSSEQMVGQSSESLEELLKIFREMKESMHELQKSVSIFNTTKQ; from the coding sequence ATGAGAAAAGGAATAATTCGAAGCTTGAGCCTTAAGGTTAAGATTGTGTCCATGATCTTTGCTGCTCTTCTTCTTGTAACACTAATAACATCTACAGTACTGATAGAAAGAGGGAAAGAGGAGCTTATCAAGGGCAGAAAGGACCAGGCTCAGCTTCTGAAAAACGTTGTATCCGACAAGCTTCTACGTTATTACGACTCTGTTGACGATTTCCTTGTGACCTTCACAAAAAACGCATACGTAACCGAAGGCTTCTACAGCATGACCTCTGCTTTCTACAAGTTAAGACGCAGACCCTCTCTGGATACAGATATGCTGGTGAACGGTCTTCGTGAATTCTACGAGAAAACAGGAAACAGTAAGATGCTTGACTGGATGGAGGGGCGTAACTTCAAAAACAAGCATAATTTCCGCTCCCTTGTTCTTCAGTATACCAACATAACCGACATAGACAAGGAGGAGGCCGCAAGGTTTCCTGTTGAATACAACTTTGTACTCTCATCCTACGACGGCAGTTTCCGCATGCTCATGGAGCCCTACCTTATAGAGGCCCTCACCATAGTAGATTCGGACGGCTATGTGGTCTACACCACCGACAAGTCACCCGCCTTTGCCACAAACCTAAATGACGGCCCCTTTGCAGACAGTAGACTGGCAAAGGTTTATAAAAAAGGAATGGAAACCCCTAAGGATAAGACTCTGTTCACCGAATTTGCAGCTAAGGATATCGGCGAAGATAAAGAGGTCGCTTACATGGCACGCTTTATTAACGCCGATGATATTCGAACGGGGGTGGTCCTCGTCGAGGTATCAAGGGATGTTATGCAATCCCTCATACCCCCGCAGATAGACAAATTCACCCATGTACGTCTTCTGGATAGTTCCGGCAAGATCCTCAATATGGGTGAAAGCTCCGGCGAGGATACCGTAAGAAGCTTTGTCAAAAACTCTGGAGATGGTGATGCTCAGCTTGAAACCATGGAAGGTGCCGAAGGGGGGCTTATACTCTCCAAGAAGAGTGTATCTTTCAACGGTCAGAGATTTGATGTTGTCATAAAGCTCCTCCGCTCCGAGGTTCTGGGGCAGATACGAAACCTTATATCCAGCGTCCTTGTGGCTTCGGGGATAACATTCATCGTAATCCTCATCCTGCTCATCCTCCTGTTCAACAGGCTCGTCTTCCGCCGCATTGACTTTGTGGGCAGGGAGATCGACGAGATCGGAAACGACCTCAGCAAACGAATACCGATATACTACAAGGATGAAATCGCCAAAATATCAAGACACATGAACGCATTCCTCGTCCGTCTTGATGACCTGGTAAGGAACATCATGGTTGTCTTCGCCGAAACAGAGAACAGCTTCGACATCTTCGACAACAAGAAGAACGATCTCGAGGATGTATTCAGCAGACAGAAAAGCAATCTCGAGGAGCTTGTGGCCGAGATGGAAAACGTCCGTGCTGCGGGGGTCGAGATGCACCAAAACCTTAGCAGAACCATGGATCTCACAACAGAGAACGATGAGCGAACCAAGCAGGGAACCGAGGATATGACAGACCTTTCGGAACGGATGAGCGCCATAGGTTCATCTGTGGAGAAGCTGGCGGATACGGTTGGACGCATCGGCGAGTCATCCCAGGAGGTAGGAAACATACTGACGGTAATCGATGATATAACAGACCAGATAAACCTTCTAGCACTTAACGCCGCCATCGAAGCTGCCAGAGCTGGCGAACACGGGCGCGGTTTCGCCGTTGTCGCAGACGAGGTGCGCAAGCTTGCAGAAAAAACCAGAGGCGCAACCGGACATATAGGACAGATCATCGGCGGCTTCAACTCCGACATATCCGATGTGCTGAACAATATGCAGACAACGGAGTCCGAAGTTAAGTCCGGCTCCGAGATAATGGGCAGAACCACAGAGGTATTTGAGGGTATAGTACGCTCAAGCGAAGAGCTTTCAGAAACTTTCGCCACAATGCAGACAACCCTGCAGAGAAGGGATGACGCCATCGAAGGGGTCAGTACACGAGTTCAATCATCTGAGCAGATGGTGGGTCAGAGCTCCGAAAGCCTTGAAGAGCTCCTCAAAATATTCCGTGAGATGAAGGAATCGATGCACGAACTGCAGAAGTCCGTGTCGATCTTCAACACAACAAAGCAGTAA